In a single window of the Phaeobacter sp. G2 genome:
- a CDS encoding ABC transporter ATP-binding protein, giving the protein MTDLVLQVHNLCKSFGALKASNDVSLDLRPGEIHALIGPNGAGKSTLIKQISGGLQPDTGRIEVLGQDVTALDTVARARMGLGRTFQISSLAMEFSVLQNAVLGALGARRARGGRLGLFRNVMKDADLLATAQEALSRVGLEQAAQQRTADLSHGQRRQLEVAVALTLKPRLFLMDEPMAGLGASGSKDLTTFLDSLRQEAPILLVEHDMDAVFALADRISVLVYGSVIATGTADEIRNNPEVRRAYLGEEELT; this is encoded by the coding sequence ATGACTGATCTGGTTCTGCAGGTCCACAACCTGTGCAAAAGCTTTGGCGCGCTGAAAGCCAGCAATGATGTCTCACTGGATCTGCGCCCAGGAGAAATCCACGCCCTGATCGGTCCCAACGGCGCAGGGAAATCCACCCTGATCAAACAGATCTCGGGCGGGTTGCAACCGGATACCGGCCGCATTGAGGTGCTGGGGCAGGATGTCACCGCGCTGGATACTGTGGCACGGGCGCGGATGGGCCTGGGGCGGACCTTTCAGATTTCCTCCTTGGCGATGGAATTCTCGGTGCTGCAAAATGCGGTTCTTGGCGCGCTTGGGGCGCGCCGCGCCCGCGGTGGTCGGTTGGGCCTGTTTCGCAATGTGATGAAAGACGCTGATTTGCTCGCCACCGCGCAGGAGGCCCTGTCGCGGGTCGGGTTGGAGCAGGCGGCGCAGCAGCGCACCGCCGATCTGTCCCATGGCCAGCGTCGCCAGTTGGAGGTGGCAGTGGCCCTGACTCTAAAACCACGTTTGTTCCTGATGGATGAACCGATGGCAGGACTTGGCGCCAGCGGGTCAAAAGATCTCACCACCTTTCTGGACAGCCTGCGCCAGGAGGCTCCGATCCTGCTGGTAGAGCACGACATGGACGCGGTCTTTGCCCTGGCTGACCGGATCTCGGTTCTGGTCTATGGCAGCGTGATCGCCACCGGGACCGCCGATGAGATCCGCAATAACCCAGAGGTGCGCCGCGCCTATCTGGGGGAGGAGGAATTGACATGA
- a CDS encoding ABC transporter ATP-binding protein: protein MSLLQVQGLTASYGPSQALFGVDLSIDEGQVLALMGRNGMGKSTTIKVICGMLAATSGELQFAGTDLRQMKSHRIARLGVGLVPEGRRCFAPLTVEENLSAAARPGDWDFDRVAGLFPRLAERRDQKAASLSGGEQQMLAIGRALMTNPRLLILDEATEGLAPVVRQEIWEAIAQLKSQTGMSILVVDKTLKELAQVADKAVILNKGETAWSGGMGELTPELTDRFLGV, encoded by the coding sequence ATGAGCCTGTTGCAAGTTCAGGGGCTGACGGCCTCTTATGGTCCGTCGCAGGCCTTGTTTGGCGTCGATCTGTCGATTGATGAGGGCCAGGTTCTGGCGCTGATGGGGCGCAATGGCATGGGCAAGAGCACCACGATCAAGGTGATTTGTGGCATGCTGGCGGCCACATCCGGGGAACTGCAGTTTGCTGGGACCGATCTGCGTCAGATGAAATCCCATCGCATTGCCCGGCTGGGGGTTGGCCTGGTGCCAGAGGGCCGTCGCTGCTTTGCGCCCCTGACGGTCGAGGAAAACCTGAGTGCTGCGGCGCGTCCGGGGGACTGGGATTTTGACCGGGTGGCAGGTCTGTTTCCCCGTCTGGCAGAGCGGCGCGATCAAAAGGCCGCCTCGCTGTCGGGAGGCGAGCAGCAGATGCTGGCCATCGGGCGTGCCCTGATGACCAACCCGCGCCTGTTGATCCTGGATGAGGCCACCGAGGGCCTGGCCCCGGTGGTGCGGCAAGAGATCTGGGAAGCAATTGCACAGCTGAAATCGCAAACCGGGATGTCGATTCTGGTGGTGGACAAGACATTGAAGGAGCTGGCTCAGGTCGCGGATAAGGCCGTGATCCTGAATAAGGGCGAAACAGCTTGGTCCGGTGGCATGGGCGAGTTGACGCCCGAGCTGACGGATCGCTTTCTCGGCGTCTGA
- a CDS encoding MATE family efflux transporter, with protein MTDTPTNTFTNGPLGAIYVKTALPIILVMGMNGLLSVSDALFLGIYVGPDALAAVTLMFPIYMLIVALSTLVSNGMSSLLARAFGAQDLPRAQGIFAGAHGLAIGLGLGLIALFFFLGQPMALLIAGGSEHLARMGVIYLQITVFFAPLLFVLSVNSDALRNEGRVGFMALMSLLVSIANIGFNYVLIALLDMGVAGSAYGTAAAQALAFAIILCFRLIGPTELRPAVLLRSSMLRYWSRILALGAPQSLNFLGLALGSAAIITALQWFGGANYPDTVSAYGIITRVITFAFLPLLGLSFAMQTITGNNYGAELWQRSDASLQIALVAAFVYCTLVQVMVMALPAEIASAFVEDQAVIAEVTRILPVMTCVFFLMGPLMMLASYFQAIGSATKAAILGLSKTYAFAIPLTFLLPLQFGEIGVWYAGPIAEVMLGCLTALVLWKLAQGSPLRWGLFHPKNSAP; from the coding sequence ATGACTGACACCCCCACCAATACCTTCACCAATGGCCCATTGGGGGCCATCTATGTTAAAACTGCGCTGCCGATCATTCTGGTGATGGGCATGAACGGCCTGCTGTCGGTGAGTGATGCGCTGTTTCTGGGCATCTATGTCGGACCGGATGCGCTGGCCGCCGTCACCTTGATGTTTCCGATCTATATGCTGATTGTGGCGCTTTCGACGCTGGTTTCAAACGGCATGTCCAGCCTGCTGGCGCGGGCCTTTGGGGCGCAAGACCTTCCCCGCGCGCAGGGTATATTTGCAGGCGCCCATGGGTTGGCCATTGGCCTGGGGCTGGGGCTAATTGCTCTGTTCTTCTTTCTCGGCCAGCCCATGGCGCTGCTGATTGCCGGGGGCTCAGAACACCTGGCCCGGATGGGGGTGATCTATCTGCAAATCACCGTGTTCTTCGCGCCGCTTTTGTTTGTGCTCTCGGTCAATTCGGACGCCCTGCGCAACGAGGGGCGGGTTGGCTTTATGGCACTGATGAGCCTGCTGGTCTCAATCGCCAATATCGGCTTTAACTATGTGCTGATTGCCCTGCTGGATATGGGCGTGGCCGGGTCGGCCTATGGCACGGCAGCGGCGCAGGCGCTTGCCTTTGCCATTATCCTGTGTTTCCGCCTCATCGGCCCGACCGAGCTGCGCCCGGCGGTGCTGCTGCGCAGTTCCATGCTGCGCTATTGGTCCCGAATTCTGGCCCTGGGGGCGCCGCAAAGTCTCAACTTTCTGGGTCTCGCGCTGGGGTCTGCAGCGATCATCACCGCGCTGCAGTGGTTTGGCGGCGCCAACTATCCCGACACGGTATCGGCCTACGGCATCATCACCCGCGTCATCACCTTTGCGTTCCTGCCTCTGTTGGGCCTGTCCTTTGCGATGCAAACCATCACCGGCAACAACTACGGCGCAGAGCTGTGGCAGCGCTCCGATGCCAGCCTGCAGATCGCGCTGGTCGCCGCCTTTGTCTATTGCACCCTGGTCCAGGTGATGGTGATGGCCCTCCCTGCCGAGATCGCCAGCGCCTTTGTCGAAGACCAGGCCGTCATCGCAGAGGTGACCCGCATCCTGCCGGTGATGACCTGTGTGTTCTTCCTGATGGGGCCCCTGATGATGCTGGCCAGCTATTTTCAGGCCATCGGCTCCGCTACCAAGGCCGCCATTCTGGGGCTCAGCAAGACCTATGCCTTTGCCATCCCACTGACGTTTCTACTGCCGCTGCAGTTTGGTGAGATCGGCGTCTGGTATGCTGGTCCCATAGCCGAGGTGATGCTCGGCTGTCTCACCGCGCTGGTTCTGTGGAAACTGGCACAAGGTAGCCCGCTGCGATGGGGGCTGTTTCACCCCAAAAACAGCGCGCCTTAG
- a CDS encoding amidohydrolase family protein, translating to MFDLLIKGGTLPDGTQRDIAITGTRIAAIEPKIEAQAREVIDATGDLVAPPFVDPHFHLDATLSYGLPRVNASGTLLEGISLWGELRDQTSVDEMVDRALTYCDWAASLGLLTIRSHVDTTPDHLNTVTAMLEVREKVKDYIDLQLVAFPQDGLYRSPTGRENLLRALDMGVEVVGGIPHFERTMADGAASVRDLCEIAADRGLMVDLHCDESDDPHSRHIETLAYEAQRLGLQGRVAGSHLTSMHSMDNYYVSKLLPLIAEAGISAIPNPLINIVLQGRHDSYPKRRGLTRVKEMQALGIPVGWGQDCVRDPWYSLGTGDMLDVAFMGLHVAQMTHPDEMARCFTMVTETNAQIVGAQDYGLKPGAQASLVVLDAANPTEAVRLRPARLAVVAKGKVIARSPRGDAELSLPGRPDKIRRRHGVVSPA from the coding sequence ATGTTTGACCTGCTGATCAAGGGTGGCACCCTGCCCGACGGCACCCAGCGCGATATTGCCATCACAGGCACCCGCATCGCCGCAATCGAGCCAAAGATCGAGGCGCAGGCGCGTGAGGTGATCGACGCGACTGGCGATCTGGTGGCGCCGCCCTTTGTCGATCCACATTTCCATCTGGATGCCACACTGTCTTACGGGCTGCCGCGGGTGAATGCCTCTGGCACCCTGCTGGAAGGCATCTCGCTTTGGGGAGAGCTGCGCGATCAGACATCGGTTGACGAGATGGTCGACCGCGCCCTGACCTATTGTGACTGGGCTGCCAGCCTCGGCCTGTTGACCATCCGCAGCCATGTGGACACCACGCCGGATCACCTCAACACCGTCACCGCTATGCTGGAGGTGCGCGAAAAGGTCAAAGATTACATCGACCTGCAACTTGTCGCCTTCCCCCAGGATGGGCTGTATCGCAGCCCGACAGGGCGCGAGAACCTGCTGCGGGCGCTGGATATGGGTGTCGAGGTTGTTGGTGGCATTCCGCATTTTGAGCGCACCATGGCCGACGGTGCCGCTTCGGTGCGCGATCTCTGCGAGATCGCGGCAGACCGTGGCCTGATGGTGGATTTGCACTGCGACGAGAGCGACGATCCGCATTCGCGCCATATCGAGACCCTCGCCTATGAGGCCCAGCGCCTGGGGCTGCAGGGACGGGTTGCCGGATCGCATCTGACCTCGATGCATTCGATGGACAATTACTATGTCTCCAAACTGCTGCCACTGATCGCCGAGGCCGGGATCTCGGCCATCCCCAACCCGCTGATCAACATCGTGTTGCAGGGTCGCCATGACAGCTACCCCAAACGGCGTGGATTGACACGAGTGAAGGAAATGCAGGCGCTTGGCATCCCGGTTGGCTGGGGGCAGGACTGCGTGCGCGACCCCTGGTACTCTCTGGGCACCGGCGACATGCTGGATGTTGCCTTTATGGGGCTGCATGTGGCGCAGATGACCCACCCGGATGAAATGGCACGCTGTTTCACCATGGTGACCGAAACCAACGCCCAGATCGTTGGCGCGCAGGACTACGGGCTCAAGCCTGGCGCGCAGGCCTCTTTGGTGGTGCTGGACGCCGCCAATCCCACCGAGGCCGTCCGTTTGCGCCCTGCCCGTCTGGCCGTGGTGGCAAAGGGCAAGGTAATCGCCCGCTCTCCCCGTGGCGATGCAGAGCTGTCTTTACCCGGCCGTCCCGACAAGATCAGACGGCGTCATGGCGTAGTCAGCCCAGCTTAA
- a CDS encoding ABC transporter permease, with product MDLFDILLSASFWAAAIRIASPLIFATLGELICERAGVLNLGIEGIMVAGAFAGWIAVWAGLPLWGGVAVAMLTGMMLGLVHSILSVPFGLSQHVVGIGLTLMATSLTFYTYRVVLPEVSSPPKITAFQPYEIPLLSDLPLVGPALFSQTPLTYAGFILAALTALVLYRTPLGLAVRAAGENPSAVAAQGLSVTAIRMGAVIVGSGFMAVGGAFLTLSAFDSFFFDMVNGRGWICIALVVFGAWKPGKAVMGAILFAAFDALQIRLQQTGIGAVVPYQVFLMLPYFLSILALVVMSRRAEIPAALMVPFNKGER from the coding sequence ATGGATCTGTTCGATATTCTGCTTTCCGCCAGTTTCTGGGCCGCTGCCATCCGCATTGCCTCGCCGCTGATCTTTGCCACCCTGGGCGAGCTGATCTGTGAGCGCGCCGGGGTGCTGAACCTTGGTATTGAGGGCATCATGGTGGCCGGCGCCTTTGCCGGCTGGATTGCTGTCTGGGCGGGGCTGCCGCTGTGGGGCGGCGTGGCAGTGGCGATGCTTACGGGCATGATGCTGGGATTGGTGCATTCCATCCTCAGCGTGCCCTTTGGTCTCTCGCAACATGTGGTGGGCATTGGCCTCACACTGATGGCCACCTCGCTCACCTTTTACACCTACCGTGTGGTGCTGCCCGAGGTGTCCTCGCCGCCCAAGATCACCGCCTTTCAACCCTATGAAATCCCGCTGCTGTCAGACCTGCCGCTGGTGGGGCCTGCGCTGTTTTCGCAAACCCCGCTGACCTATGCCGGATTTATCCTTGCGGCGCTGACGGCGCTGGTGCTGTACCGCACCCCCCTGGGACTGGCGGTGCGAGCCGCCGGAGAGAACCCCTCGGCGGTGGCTGCACAGGGCCTGTCCGTCACTGCAATCCGCATGGGAGCGGTGATTGTTGGCTCTGGCTTCATGGCTGTGGGGGGGGCGTTTTTGACGCTCTCGGCCTTTGACAGCTTCTTTTTCGACATGGTGAATGGCCGCGGCTGGATCTGCATTGCGCTGGTGGTCTTTGGCGCCTGGAAACCTGGCAAAGCGGTAATGGGCGCCATTCTGTTTGCCGCCTTTGACGCCCTGCAAATCCGCCTGCAACAGACCGGCATTGGTGCCGTGGTGCCCTATCAGGTCTTTCTGATGTTGCCCTATTTCCTATCCATTCTGGCCCTGGTGGTGATGTCCCGCCGCGCCGAGATCCCAGCGGCGCTGATGGTGCCGTTCAACAAGGGAGAGAGATGA
- a CDS encoding ABC transporter permease, which translates to MRLEPIASPSPARRIVPPALAMAATFLVAALLALIAGGNPFAVFGLILNGAFGSKFALLETLNSATPLIFTGLAIAVAFRAKLWNIGAEAQLYAGAVLTVILGTGALGLPSYLMLPLCALSAMLAGALLLLGPALLKTRLGVDEVVTTLLFNFIFLLFVSYLLEGPLKDPMGMGWPKSARLTSEARLPRIVDGLRLHWGFALALAAALLVWVINTRTTLGYEMRAVGQNAEAAGFAGIPVTRVILKTALLSGGLAGLAGFSEVSGLKGALTLDLSPGFGYTGIVVAMLALLHPLGVVVAALFVAAIFVGADSMSRAVGVPSYIADIMLASALLFMVLAILLTKFRVRRD; encoded by the coding sequence ATGCGGCTTGAACCTATTGCCTCCCCCAGCCCGGCGCGCCGCATTGTGCCGCCCGCGCTGGCCATGGCTGCGACATTTCTGGTAGCGGCCCTGTTGGCGCTGATTGCCGGGGGTAATCCCTTTGCGGTCTTTGGCCTGATCCTGAACGGCGCCTTTGGTTCCAAATTTGCCCTGCTGGAAACGCTCAACAGCGCCACGCCGCTGATCTTTACCGGGCTGGCCATTGCCGTCGCCTTTCGCGCCAAACTGTGGAACATCGGTGCCGAGGCGCAGCTTTATGCCGGGGCGGTGCTGACCGTGATCCTGGGCACTGGCGCGCTGGGTTTGCCCAGCTATCTGATGCTGCCGCTCTGCGCTCTGTCCGCCATGCTGGCCGGCGCCTTGTTGTTGCTGGGGCCTGCCTTGCTGAAAACCCGACTGGGTGTCGATGAGGTGGTGACAACCCTGTTGTTCAACTTCATCTTCCTGCTGTTTGTCTCCTACCTGCTGGAGGGGCCGCTGAAGGATCCCATGGGCATGGGCTGGCCCAAATCCGCGCGCCTGACATCAGAGGCCCGGCTGCCGCGTATCGTCGACGGCTTGCGGCTGCACTGGGGCTTTGCCCTGGCGCTGGCCGCCGCCTTGCTGGTCTGGGTGATCAACACCCGGACCACACTGGGCTACGAGATGCGCGCGGTGGGCCAAAATGCCGAGGCCGCAGGCTTTGCCGGCATTCCCGTCACCCGCGTCATCCTGAAAACCGCACTGCTGTCTGGCGGCCTCGCCGGGCTTGCCGGTTTCTCCGAGGTCTCCGGGCTCAAGGGCGCGCTGACGCTCGATCTGTCGCCCGGCTTTGGCTACACGGGCATCGTAGTTGCCATGTTGGCGCTGCTGCATCCCCTGGGTGTGGTGGTTGCGGCGCTGTTTGTCGCTGCCATTTTCGTCGGCGCCGACAGTATGAGCCGCGCCGTCGGCGTACCCAGCTATATTGCCGATATCATGCTGGCCTCAGCGCTGTTGTTCATGGTGCTGGCAATCCTGCTGACCAAATTCCGTGTGCGGAGGGACTGA
- a CDS encoding ABC transporter ATP-binding protein produces MSTENEAQVVLRLQGITKRFGPVTANEEVSFDLHRGEVIALLGENGAGKTTLMNILFGQYTADAGSVELFGQPLPPGAPRAALDAGVGMVHQHFTLADNLTVWENIVLGVDHLSGLSLKPRQVKSRIRALSQQFHLKVDPEAKVGRLTVGERQRVEILKALYRDAKILILDEPTAVLTPQEAEALFATLREAISTGLSVIFISHKLHEVMAISHRVVVLRHGRLVAERATAASSREELAALMVGAAVTAPSIETAPPGAPLLALRQVCTPDHGAAPGLKSLNLTLAAGQITGLAGVSGNGQAALSDLLSGLISPTRGEMQLAGEPVKNWSPRSAIAKGIARIPEDRHKTGTIADFDLTENAILETYASRFSRRGWMNWAAARAFTKNLIKTYDVRCPGPDIRIRLLSGGNMQKLILGRVLEEAPQIILANQPVRGLDIGAVNYVHGELAKARDRGAAVLLISEDLDEIMQLSDVIHVISEGRLSPSFARGSMRPEELGAWMAGHGFDAEAPDAA; encoded by the coding sequence ATGAGCACAGAAAACGAGGCGCAGGTTGTCCTGCGCCTTCAAGGCATCACCAAACGCTTTGGTCCGGTCACGGCCAATGAGGAGGTGAGCTTTGATTTGCATCGCGGCGAAGTCATTGCTTTGCTTGGCGAAAACGGCGCGGGCAAGACCACGCTGATGAATATTCTCTTTGGCCAATATACCGCTGATGCCGGATCGGTTGAACTGTTCGGCCAGCCGCTGCCCCCAGGTGCGCCGCGCGCGGCATTGGATGCCGGCGTTGGCATGGTGCATCAGCATTTCACCCTGGCTGACAATCTGACGGTCTGGGAAAATATCGTTCTGGGCGTTGATCATCTGTCCGGGCTGTCGCTGAAACCCCGACAGGTAAAATCCCGCATTCGCGCCCTGTCGCAGCAATTCCATCTCAAGGTCGACCCAGAGGCCAAGGTGGGTCGCCTGACGGTGGGCGAACGCCAGCGGGTCGAGATCCTCAAGGCGCTGTACCGGGATGCCAAAATCCTGATCCTGGATGAACCCACCGCCGTGCTCACCCCGCAAGAGGCCGAGGCGCTGTTTGCCACCCTGCGCGAGGCAATTTCTACCGGCCTGTCGGTGATCTTCATCAGCCACAAACTGCACGAGGTCATGGCGATCTCACACCGTGTTGTGGTGTTGCGCCATGGCAGGTTGGTGGCAGAACGCGCCACCGCTGCCAGCAGTCGCGAAGAGCTGGCAGCGCTGATGGTCGGGGCCGCGGTCACCGCCCCCAGTATCGAAACCGCGCCCCCCGGCGCGCCTTTGCTTGCGCTCCGCCAGGTCTGCACCCCGGATCACGGCGCAGCACCAGGGCTGAAATCGCTTAACCTCACCCTGGCGGCAGGGCAGATCACCGGGCTTGCCGGTGTTTCCGGCAATGGGCAGGCAGCACTGTCTGATCTGCTCTCTGGCTTGATCAGTCCAACGCGGGGCGAGATGCAGCTGGCGGGGGAGCCGGTGAAAAACTGGTCCCCCCGAAGCGCCATCGCCAAAGGCATTGCCCGCATTCCCGAAGACCGGCACAAAACTGGCACAATCGCCGATTTTGACCTCACCGAGAACGCCATCCTGGAAACCTATGCCAGCCGGTTCAGCCGCCGGGGCTGGATGAACTGGGCGGCCGCCCGCGCCTTTACCAAGAATCTTATCAAAACCTATGATGTGCGCTGCCCAGGCCCGGACATTCGCATTCGCCTGCTGTCAGGCGGAAATATGCAAAAGCTGATCCTGGGACGCGTGCTGGAAGAAGCCCCCCAGATCATTCTGGCCAACCAGCCTGTTCGCGGCCTGGATATTGGCGCGGTGAACTATGTACATGGCGAACTGGCCAAGGCCCGCGACCGCGGCGCCGCTGTTTTGCTCATCTCCGAGGATCTGGATGAAATCATGCAGCTTTCCGACGTGATCCATGTAATTTCTGAAGGGCGGCTCAGCCCGAGCTTTGCCCGTGGCAGCATGCGCCCCGAAGAGCTGGGCGCCTGGATGGCTGGCCATGGGTTTGATGCGGAGGCCCCCGATGCGGCTTGA
- a CDS encoding BMP family protein, with protein MTKSTLAAPSRRRFLASSAALALTAGAALSPAKLMAAEPIKVAGIYTVPVEQQWVSRIHVAALAAQDRGDISYSYSENTSNSDYARVMREYAESGYTMIIGEIFGVEAEAREVMADYPDVAFLMGSSFKEDAAVPNLSVFDNYIQDAAYLSGIIAGAMSKSGNIGMVGGFPIPEVNRLMHAFMAGAKEMNPEMKFQVSFIGSWFDPPKAKETAFAMAENGADVLYAERFGVSDAAKEKGLLAIGNVIDTQSDYPDTVVASAIWHFEPTLDAAIAAVQAGSFTAKDYGIYSFMAKGGCSLAPYGTFEGKIPQAALDLIATRTAAIKDGSYTVAINDEEPKSS; from the coding sequence ATGACCAAATCCACTTTGGCCGCACCGTCGCGCCGTCGTTTTCTCGCCAGCAGCGCAGCGCTCGCCCTCACAGCCGGTGCCGCTTTGTCCCCTGCAAAACTGATGGCAGCCGAGCCCATCAAAGTGGCCGGCATCTACACCGTCCCGGTTGAACAGCAATGGGTCAGCCGCATCCATGTGGCCGCACTGGCAGCGCAGGATCGCGGTGACATCAGCTACAGCTATTCCGAAAACACCTCCAACTCTGACTACGCCCGGGTGATGCGTGAATATGCCGAAAGCGGCTACACGATGATCATCGGTGAGATTTTTGGCGTCGAGGCCGAGGCCCGTGAAGTCATGGCTGACTACCCGGATGTGGCCTTCCTGATGGGGTCTTCTTTCAAAGAAGACGCCGCCGTGCCCAATCTGTCGGTGTTTGATAACTACATTCAGGACGCCGCCTACCTGTCGGGTATCATCGCCGGGGCGATGTCGAAATCTGGCAATATCGGCATGGTTGGCGGCTTTCCGATCCCGGAAGTGAACCGCCTGATGCATGCCTTCATGGCCGGCGCAAAGGAAATGAACCCGGAGATGAAGTTCCAGGTCTCCTTTATTGGCTCCTGGTTTGATCCACCCAAGGCCAAGGAAACCGCCTTTGCCATGGCTGAAAATGGCGCCGATGTGCTGTATGCTGAACGCTTTGGCGTGTCGGATGCGGCCAAGGAAAAAGGTCTCTTGGCCATCGGCAACGTCATAGACACCCAGTCTGACTACCCGGACACAGTTGTGGCCTCGGCGATCTGGCATTTTGAACCCACCCTGGATGCGGCCATTGCCGCCGTGCAGGCGGGCAGCTTTACTGCCAAAGACTACGGCATCTATTCCTTTATGGCCAAAGGCGGCTGTTCCCTGGCGCCCTATGGCACCTTTGAGGGTAAGATCCCGCAGGCTGCCCTTGATCTCATCGCCACCCGTACTGCGGCGATCAAGGATGGCTCCTATACTGTTGCCATCAACGACGAAGAGCCCAAGTCTTCTTGA
- a CDS encoding HlyD family efflux transporter periplasmic adaptor subunit, with translation MNLRPLLVVPPLAVGILGFVWMTARPEPQVSALPEAELAVRVQPVVRREIIASAEGFGRVEAEHSWAAISEVQGRVLEVSAGLNTGSIVEEGTVLVEIDQTDNELSRQKTLANIAAVEADLAELAREEDNAQRLLLVEQRILKVAQAELARVTSLLDRGAGTQATVDTAEKSYLAQQTSVTNLTNTLSLFPARRDALHATLAVRQAELAEAERALDKSVITAPFRGRVASKSIEVGQFVRTGDTLLSLDSTAAAEVTAEVQPSSFGPVVLAGAQNAFLQNSSFDTSQFTQVLRRAGVSAHVELSTPEQFAPWEAEIVRLRGTMDAETGTMGIVVRVADPLVAQQGLRRPPLHTGSFVRVVFSSAPRPDSIVVPRSALHVSDEGTPFVYLANTEERLAIREVVPGQVIGGEVIIRSGLTGGETLVLGLPSPPVPGMKLALVPVSAAVEGQ, from the coding sequence ATGAACCTCCGTCCTCTTCTCGTCGTGCCGCCCCTTGCAGTTGGAATTTTGGGGTTTGTCTGGATGACCGCGCGCCCGGAGCCGCAGGTGAGCGCGCTGCCCGAGGCTGAATTGGCGGTGCGCGTTCAGCCGGTGGTGCGCCGAGAAATCATCGCCAGCGCCGAAGGGTTTGGCCGGGTTGAGGCCGAACACAGCTGGGCGGCTATTTCCGAGGTGCAGGGCCGTGTTCTGGAGGTCTCTGCGGGATTGAACACTGGCAGCATTGTCGAAGAGGGCACCGTACTGGTCGAGATCGACCAAACCGACAATGAACTGTCGCGACAAAAGACACTGGCCAATATCGCCGCCGTCGAGGCCGACCTGGCGGAACTTGCCCGCGAGGAAGACAACGCACAGCGGCTGCTTTTGGTCGAGCAACGGATCCTCAAGGTGGCTCAGGCTGAACTGGCGCGGGTGACATCTTTGCTGGATCGCGGCGCAGGGACGCAAGCCACCGTGGATACAGCAGAAAAATCCTATCTGGCGCAGCAGACCTCGGTGACCAATCTGACCAATACGCTGTCGCTTTTCCCCGCGCGGCGCGATGCGCTGCACGCGACACTGGCGGTGCGTCAGGCCGAATTGGCCGAGGCTGAGCGGGCGCTGGACAAATCTGTCATCACGGCGCCATTCCGGGGGCGTGTGGCCAGCAAAAGTATCGAAGTTGGACAATTCGTCAGGACGGGGGATACGCTTTTGTCCCTGGACAGCACTGCCGCCGCTGAGGTGACAGCAGAGGTCCAGCCCAGCAGTTTTGGTCCCGTGGTCCTTGCTGGGGCTCAGAACGCGTTTCTGCAAAACAGCAGTTTTGACACCAGCCAATTCACCCAAGTCCTTCGCCGTGCGGGGGTGAGTGCTCATGTGGAGCTTTCGACACCGGAGCAGTTTGCGCCCTGGGAGGCCGAAATTGTGCGCCTGCGGGGTACCATGGATGCAGAGACCGGCACCATGGGCATTGTCGTCAGAGTTGCAGATCCATTGGTGGCGCAACAGGGGCTGCGCCGCCCGCCCCTGCATACCGGCAGTTTTGTCCGTGTGGTTTTCTCCAGCGCGCCGAGGCCAGACAGTATCGTGGTGCCCCGCAGCGCACTGCATGTGAGTGACGAGGGGACGCCCTTTGTCTACTTGGCCAACACAGAAGAGCGACTGGCCATCCGTGAGGTGGTGCCCGGGCAGGTCATTGGTGGCGAGGTGATCATCCGCTCTGGTTTGACCGGAGGGGAGACCCTGGTGCTGGGCCTGCCCAGCCCGCCTGTTCCGGGCATGAAGCTGGCCTTGGTGCCGGTTTCTGCTGCTGTGGAAGGCCAGTGA